CTGCCCTAAAATTTACGATAGCAATATGCTGGCAACCTTAGATCTTTAGGATGCATATCTTGCCATTGTGATTATTCCTTACAATCACAACACCGATCATTGCTATTTTTGATAAGTTACCTTTGGTCTCTCTACCACATGGTGCACCTTCACAAATATAGTAACTTCTGAAGCCCATCTgaggaacaaaaataaagggACAATAGAACTCCAAGTCTCATGTACAGAGACCACAAACTCAGGGCTAATCTACATCAGTCAACACAGCCAACTAGAAGTCATCAGATTAAGGCTCTAGTCCCCAAGACATTCTTAAAGGGAAGATACAAATCTCACAGCCCTTCTTTTAAGAGGAAACTGGTAATTATGAAGCTCAAATGGGAATTTAGCATTATATAGGTCTATCACTGAAAGTGATCAAGATACTATTATGTACTTACAAGAAGGTAAAGTTCAAACTAAAACTGACTTCAAGCTATTTCCTGTTAGAGAAAACAACAGGAGATAAGACTGGCTTCTTCAAAGCAAATAAGATAAAAAAGGTTGCAGGAGTACTCTATATCCTGCAGGGAGAATCCGTATGGTGTCAGTGGGCTTAACATCTTAATTCAAATGAGGGTAGCAATGTGTACCCCTGCCTTTTTAAGCCATGTTTCTTCCTGTGGAGGCAATTTTGTAGATTTTCTTCTGACCGTTGTGCTGGTAGTAGCGCACAAACAATAGCCAACCTCTAATGGCACATTAGCAGATCATTTAAATCTTGTTAGTTGCAAGGTGGCACCTCCAAGCATCCTGGTGTTCTCAAGTGACGCACGTGCAGCCGGCCCATGATTCATTAGACCacgccaccttcttccattactctgtggtccagttcttctgctcacatgcccattgtaggtgcttgcATTgtagcagtggacaggggtcagcacgGGCACCCTGACTGGACTGGCCTCCGGCAACGCAGCCGCATACGGAACAAACTGAGATGcactgtgttctgacacctttctattagATTCAATTCAAATGGATGAAAAACTCACTAAATTGGGAAGATTAGATTTGTCATTTATGAAATTAAGACCACTTCTGACAAGCAGGCACTCACATACACTGACCCAATGGTGGTTCGTATCTATCTGTTATTTCTGAGGTAACTAAGCTTCACTTTCTATGAATTAATGTTtcagttaataaatgtatgtacatttgtgttttatgtaCGTGAATTAATCTGTAGTTCCCTGTACCGACGCCTTATGTGTTTCAGGGTTCACTGTCAAGTCGAACACCAAAGGACCAAGGCTTTAGCCATCTTCTGGACCAAGTGTACTTACTTCTCAAACAACTTGGCTGAGAGCAATTCCAAACTccaagacccccccccaaaaaaaatagcacGCTCTATACTCTGATCTCTAATCAAGGGATAGAAGAATGTGTCTgagaaacactttttttgtacGACTCTCCTGATCCATACCAGTTTACAAGGTATATCTAGTTCATCATATTTGTTTGTAGTtgccacaaaataaaaaaaaacaaaaaaaaactgattttggattttttttttttatttcaaaagattataagtagtatatatttttcttggtaGTGGCACTTAATTGTGGAGTTATGCAGCTTCCCAAGAATAGATTCTCACATATATACCTTTGTGATATCCTGCTGAAATAGTGTTTATATTGTGATGTCACACTACACAACAAGGCAGTGTGTGACGTGAGCCCTTTGTATCCAAAGTTTACTTGCCTTCTAACGTTCAAGCAatgacaatttttatttatagtgatCTCTTACCATCATTCACAAGTCTGTTATCCTTTAGATGGAACAGTCTACTCCACAAAATACAaacaggctttttgttttggcATTGCTACTTTAACACTGGCCCAGCCAGGTTTATATATAGAATGGAGAAagatcacttttttttgtagtcTACTAAATCTCTGCAGCTGGGagcagaaaatgttaaaaagttaatgttCTTTACAGTTAaactgatacaatgtaacaactaTAAGAAATGGGTAATAAAGCATATAAAAggttatacttttatatatatatgtatatacactggATATGAGTTTATTAACACCAGGACCAGATAAACCCAGAAGAGAACCACTAGAATAACACTGTCCTGGGCGaaaagattttatatatatattatatatataaaatctatatatccATAGATATAAAAATTAGTGTTATTTCATAATTCACATGCATTGGAAAACGGGGCATGTAACAAAAGAATTgaaaaaagggaagaagagaAAAGGACGGAGATCGGTTTATACAACAGCTATTGTTCTGTAGTTtcttatgtataataataaaaaaactgtgGTCTTCAACATGTTTGCCCAAGACTGAAGAAGATAGTCTCAAGATTTTGGTCCTTTGTGTTTGCAAGATGGTCGGATCATTTTTATCAACTATGAGTGTAACCCTCATTGCGGTAATGGGACCATGACTTCTACATAGTTGAGAGGAAAAAATCCAGATTGGCCGTTAATCATTCCTTCGTACCAGTTCTCATCAATCTGATTAGTCAGAGTGATGATATCACCCTCTCGGAATCCAAGCTCCCCATCGTTTTCTGGTTCAAAATCATACAGCGCTTTACAGCATGGCTGATCCAATGGGGctataaaataaagagaaacagaaaaataagtaaTTGTAGGAGAAACAAACAgtcaaagtaaataaaaagtttGAAACTTGCAAGGAAAATAAACCAGCATGACAGTGGAAGACAGGAGAACAGGCAAGAGAGGTAAGAAGTGGTACTTACTGGAGCTGCGGTTACTGgaggacctggcaggcttgtcagAACGGAATGAGGAGGAGGATGCTGCATAAATATAACAGAAGTAAATGTTTTGGACATTCTTAACTATAACACACAAGAAAAAGCACTGTGGCCACCTGTTGATTAATAATCTTACCTGGAGGTTTGGAGACAGGGTTGCAAGGAAAACCGCCATTAGAATGTTCACCTTCATAGAATTCATAACTTTCTCGTGGCTTAGGTCTGAATTCCCTCTTCGGCTGAGAAGAGGCTTCTTGCACTCTATCCTTAAGCTTATCAGACAGTTCATCCAAGATCTGCACAGCCTGTTTATGGTAATCCAGCTGGGCTTCCACCAATGCCGAGAGTTGGCTCACCTGTTCCACCTGCCAGAAACAAAACTTTTACAAACCTATagaacacaatatatttttgttaatacatGGCATTTGCTGTTAGCATGATTTTTATGAGTTACTTTAAATTCTTGAAGGGGTACTAGATTCTGGCAAGGAAAGTAACTAAGAATTGGTATTCCTCATGAACATTCTCCACTTATCTAGGTAATGAATAATCAAATGAAATGCCCAAAATAGATCACGataactaaaatgaaaaaataaggcGGTGTGGCAGATGGTTTTTCAAAACCACAGCTTTGCAAATCTGAAGAGACAACAGTTAGCTAGTCTTGTGTCTGTAAAGACATATCTTGAAGCTGAATCTTTAGTGTAGCCTGACAAAGGCCTCTATTCAAACCAGGCTAAGTCTAATAGAAGTCAGTCCTCAATCTGAACAGAACATCAAAACCCATAAGGAAAAGTAAAAAGGGTGCCATGACAGAAGATGGCTTAACCAAAAAACTCACATGTGCCCAGCATGCCACCTCAAACTCCACGGGCCagcaataattgtaataaagtAACTTGGAGTGCCCCAAGGGTCATCCCCTATCACCCATCGTAGTTAACATCTTCATCAAACCTCTTGTGGATCTTTTCCGATCAAGAGGACTACATTTCCATCATAGGTAACCCTCTTTTCACGATAGGTCAAACACCAAGAGCAGTAATGGATAAGTTTTCACTAAAACCTCCAGATTAAGGCCACTAAAAAAACTGCCCTGAAATCACTGCACATGCAATAGCACACATCTTTTACATAACTAGTCTCTTCAGGTCTAGACTGCAACGGCCTATAGGTGAGCATGCCAGATTATCTGTTCTCCTCATTACAGGCAATACAGTTGAACGGAGGAAACTACATTGACTACCGGCGAAGCAACAAGCAACTTTCAAACTCCTCAAGGTAGACTTGACACTACGTAAACGTAGGCCATTATATTAACTGGAGATATTGACTCTACACCCTTCCCGTAGAAACCTCCGCTTCTACTCAACTGCTCTTACAAAAAGCGAGAAATATTGCAAGGAAAAACAAAGCACTAAGTACACAGTTCTGGAACACCCTCCTTCCACCTACAAGGACAACAGAAGACCATCCCACGTTCAGTCAGAAGCTAAAAACTTGGCTCTTCCAACAAGGCATTCTCAACTGTCAcctcctaatcccttttagcagGAAAGCTTTTTCACACAGAGTGCTTTACAATCTCACTTTACTAACTTGACCATGGGAAAAGGACATTTCATATAAATACTCTGGCTATGTTAATCCACAATAATGAAAGCATTGTAATTTGCTGGTCAGGTGGTAGGACTGCAAAATTGTTTGCACTTATTGATCATAGGAAATAAAGGACGTTTTGCCGTAAATACCTTGGCTATGCTACTGGTTGAAGCAGAAGTCTCTACTAACGGTGAAAAAGTCTGAacaatttaaaaatggaaaagaacAGCTTAGAGTTTTCTTGCTAGCCTTCTTGTATCATGgcgttatttttctttttttcctcatttgaTGGTCATTTGGGGGATGTTACTGGGGTACTGTGTCATTGcgcaatgtatattttttcttattatattgTACCCTGGTTTCCTTGattttatatttgaaaactcgataaaaatgttcaaaagtaaaacatggaaaagaaaaagactgatTTGATCTTCCATGCAATTCCCTGTCTTTTCATTCTCCTTAAGGCAGCACACAAATGTGCCTGTAaatcaaagaaagaaaacaggaaCAAAGGAACTCGAGCAAAGCTTTATGGAAGCTTTCCTGCTGTTCTGCTTCAAGTAACAAAACATGCCTAGCACTAAGCACCCTACCGTGAGTTTTTACTATAatcatatatgtaataaaatgacACAGACTGTCTTCGCTCTGAAtatgagcagggctctctccacctaatgtatcggtttgtcttagtctgtcaattcccgtcttgtcataccccttgtatatatgtattgtattaagcgctgcgtaaattgtcggcgctatataaataaaagataataataatgataaatatttccAGCAAATTACATTATGTGACAAGTATTCCTATAAACCTGTACTTTGTGGAAATGTCCAAGACTACCCAATTAAGCATTGAACTGCTGACCTTCCGCAGACTCTTCAGTTTAGCGACAGCATCTCTTATATATCTTATATGTACAACTTACATCAGTGTCAAGAAGATTTAACATGCTGGTCTCAGCCACTTCCTTAGACTCTATAAATTTCTCCATTGCCTGCTTAACTTCGTCATCAGGGATCTTTCCCTGGCGTTTCTTCTTATAGTCATAATCTAACCGCCTGCCTTCCAGCTTCTTCAGATGGTgctaaaagaacaaaaagtgtGACATGTACTTAAAAAACAATGGGAGAAATTCACTAAGCACAGCTAAGCCACCCCCCGCCCCCAAAGTAAGCACTCCCAATTTCTTCAATTAATTCATctaatttcaaaaccatttaaaAACTAAGCAAACACTAAGAGAGAAAAAGAGCTTCTTCACTAAAGCACACGTTTAAAGGCGAGCTTGGAAGAGAGTTCATTTTAATTCACTCCTTTAATCATTCGTTACAAAAGGCCCAACACTGGCAAGGATCAGTGTGAGCAGATGCTTTAGaaagttatttaattattatacagGGTAAACTCAGCTCTACTTGTAGTAAAATCTTCAACTGTcctatttattaaatgtagtCAACTCCCagcttagtgaatataccccttAACACCAGAGTTCCCCAAGAgctagaagattttttttttgccgtgcTTGTTTTATATACCTGAATTTCCTTAAGATCTTTGTCACACAGGTTCTGGAGAGGATCTAGAAAATTTTGCTTGACTTCTATATCCAAAGAGTCTTTCACCTCTGCCAATCTCTTCATCGACTCCCCAGCATCCAGTAAGGCTTCCCCTGTGCACAGAGTGTCAGCAAAGGACTAGTACGCAAATGCATAATCATACAGCAAGTgtgaaatgcatttaaaataataataatatatatatataaatatatattaatgcagtAGCATAAATCAAATGTTCACTGCTCTACTTACCAAAGTTTGAATCTTCCCCAAGCTCTTTGCCATATCGAATCATGCTTTCACCTAGGAGACCTTCTGGTTGGGGGTATCCCGGATTCTTTACTTGTCCACGGATCTTAGACACAGTATTCAGCATAGACAACTTGGCACGAGATGCTGAATTGTAAAAGGACAGACAGAATATATGTTGGGAAAAATAAGTAAGATGAGA
The DNA window shown above is from Spea bombifrons isolate aSpeBom1 chromosome 1, aSpeBom1.2.pri, whole genome shotgun sequence and carries:
- the SH3GL1 gene encoding endophilin-A2 is translated as MSVAGLKKQFYKASQLVSEKVGGAEGTKLDDDFKEMEKKVDITSKAVVEVLTKTTEYLQPNPASRAKLSMLNTVSKIRGQVKNPGYPQPEGLLGESMIRYGKELGEDSNFGEALLDAGESMKRLAEVKDSLDIEVKQNFLDPLQNLCDKDLKEIQHHLKKLEGRRLDYDYKKKRQGKIPDDEVKQAMEKFIESKEVAETSMLNLLDTDVEQVSQLSALVEAQLDYHKQAVQILDELSDKLKDRVQEASSQPKREFRPKPRESYEFYEGEHSNGGFPCNPVSKPPASSSSFRSDKPARSSSNRSSTPLDQPCCKALYDFEPENDGELGFREGDIITLTNQIDENWYEGMINGQSGFFPLNYVEVMVPLPQ